A window of Oryza glaberrima chromosome 2, OglaRS2, whole genome shotgun sequence genomic DNA:
CAAGAAGCTTAATGTTCTCATAGCCCCTAAAtctttgaatggtttatgttaTCATTGTCATTTTCCACTTTCGTGATAGTGCAAAGTGGAAAACTCTAAACTTAATTTTTGTTATGCTGCTTCCGTAGGTCAATCAGCAATTTGGAATGATTTTTCAAGCTGAAGCAGAGAATTATCGAAGTTGGATGATAATATTCTGTTAGGGACATGCTCCAACCAAGGGAATCCGATGTGCCTGTACTATTTGTTGTATTTATTGTACTTCCGGTGATAGCTTATTTTCTTCTTGGAAGATGGCATGATGCTGTAAGTAAGAAGGCACGGGTAAGTGTGCTGGCCCAGCGAGCTGCAGAAGAAACCTTCAAGGTGGAAACAATGGCGACTCCAGACGTTATATTGCCAGGACCTTCTTTAAGACCCATGCCTTATATGAGATCTGCACCTTCTGCAAGACCCGAATACCATGAGTGTGCTACTTGCCACGGGCCTGCTAAGACTCGCTGCTCCAGATGCAAGTCTGTTAGATACTGGTAAGATACTCTGTTTCTCTTCTCCATCATGTGCTGTCTATTCATTATAATCAATCTGTGTACCAAATAAACTGTGCCCCTCGCATGCTATTGAGTATTGAAATATGGTAACTATTACTCTTTTATGCCCTTAATAGTACCGTAGTAGGTATTTGGAAGTGGCAATTTGACTGTATATGACTATAGCAATTCTGATAACCTTAACAGCtggtatttaaaaaaaaaaaagctaaattcaGTATTTGCCACTCCTCAAGTTGCCCTTGCACCACATCTCTCTCTATCATGTAGCCTATCTGATTGTGTTAATTAATGTACATATTATGACTTTTGATGTTCAACAGCTCTGGAAAGTGTCAAATAATTCACTGGAGGCAAGGTCATAAGCAAACATGTCAGCAATGGAATGGTTTTGGTACTAGCAGCTCTGGTGGACTACCTCCTACTGAGAATACTGAACAGATGCCATTCTTAAGTAACCTGAACTCACCTCTTCGAGGGAGCGATGTTCATCTGCATGACATGGATTTCGATACCATGTCAGAGCCATCCTTTGTGACAACAGATAGCTATAATCTTGATACCAGCCCATTTCTGTCAGACCGAAGCAACATGAATAAACCAAACCAATTTCTACATACAAGTGAAAATGGTGCTGCCATTGGATCTTATGAGAAGAACGACTATAGTATTGATGGAGAAGTCCCTTCTTCTGAGATTCTGTCAGGAAATAAGGTAGCTTAGCCAAGCTCTTAACTACAATTTTCttttacaagatttgttttaaGTAATCCAATCCATTACATTATCTTTTCAGGGTTTAAATAACAGTTCTGGTTCAGGTGAAAACTGCGGAAACCGTGATGTAATTTATCCTCTCAATAGTGTGGTACATCAACCCAATAATTATGCCCCTGAAATAAGAAAGCGGCCCAAAGCAAGCATCACGGTTTATGAATCTGATAAAGGCGTGTATTTAACTTCTGATATGATCAGTTCTGGTGAGGGGCCATATGCTTCTGCTGCAGAGTCACTACAAAGAAGTAACTCATCTGGAAATGTTACCGGAAAAGGAAACATGATACATAAGAAACCACCATACCCATCTGGTAAAGTGTCATCATCACAAAAATCACAGGAGAAGGTGTTGACATCACATCAATATGATGGGCATGAAAAGAATCCCCACAACAAAAATGAGCAAAGTTAGTGCATAATTTCTTTATTGGATAAAATGGCCTTGCTTTGTCATATGGTTACTTCGTTGATCTCATATATTTACTACATTTTGCAGGATCTACCAAAACAGCTGTTTCAACAAACAGCAGTTTGCAAGGATGCAATGGCATCTCAAAAGCAGGAGCATCAAAGGTTGAAGCCCTGAAGAAgccttcaaaatttctcaaaaccAGTCTGGTGGGTTTGATCAATGATAACAAGAGGAGTAAGGTTTGAATCATCCACGATATATCTCGAGTTAGTTATTTCAGAGTTTCTGTATCAAAATGCTGAGGGTATTGTTTCTAAATTGACACTTCAGGTACTGTTCCCATATGAAGATCTTGTTAAGTTTTTTCAGTATGAAGTACGGGGCATCTCACCTAGAGGTCTTTTCAATTGTGGAAATAGGTACTTAACATTGTTCATTGAGTGTTCATTGTAATGAGTTCTGCAAATAACAGAACCTAAGAATCTTAACAGAAAATATGACTCTTGTTTCTTCCATTCTCATCTCCATGTTCTAAACAATTGTTTGTTCGCATGTCACTATCTGATTGTTATTGCTCCTTTTTTTTGCAGTTGCTATGCAAATGCTGTTCTACAATGTCTCATGTGCACAAAACCCCTGATGATCTATCTGCTTCTGAGACTGCATTCCAAAGACTGTAATACCAAAACTCAAGCCCCCACCCTCCTTGGTGTAGTTGTGAAATTTCTCACCATCTCTGATTTCTTTGACATTGATTGCTTTATTCTTTTAGGTTGCTCAAAGAATTGGTGCCTCATGTGTGAACTTGAGCAATATGCTTCAACTTTGCGTGAAAGTGGTGGCCCTGTTTCTCCAAGTAGAATCCTTTCTAATCTGAGGAATATTGGATGTCGCTTGGGTGGTGGAAGTCAAGAAGATGCTCATGAATTTTTAAGGTGCTGTAACTGTTACATGCTACTTCTAGTTTTCATTTGTAATTGCTTGCTACCTTTTTTAGGTTGTTCTAGTGATAAGATAACTTCAGTAGAAGTGGGAGTAATGCTTAGGAAACCCTGCCAAAACTTCTATTCCACATTATTGCTTCATCACTATCAAAATTTATTGAAATATTTCCTCATGTAAGAGAAGCAATTTTTGCATACACCTATCCTGGAGCTAAAAGGAATCGTTGCTATTTGGGGTATGCAAAATAAAAGGGCGAACAAATGCGAAGAACCATGACTCGGAGGGTTCCTTTTTCTTATTTGAACATGGCCAGTCAGAAATTAATGAAATTTCTCGACTAACTTGAAATTGATCTAAAAAGTTCCAAATCTGTTTTTTCTTATGGCCTATTTTGCTTCTGATGAttatatctttttctttaaaaaagaaagattatATCTATTGTTGACTTGTACTTTAGCATAGCTACCTAGTTATTATTTGCCACATAAATGGTTTTTTGGCATGGTAATGTGGGGTTGAGAGAAGCGGCCACTGATGCTAGTATAACCATTTACTGTTTCTTGctctagccaaaaaataaaaaataaaaatccataaTAGTATGTGCAATGGAACTTCATCTGTTGATATTGTTGATCACATttacgcacacacacacacacacacacactggtGTGCTTCAGTTGAAATTTCGTGAAGTTCACATATTTGTCCCTAGCCTTCTTTGATTGGACATGTATTAAGGGATGCACTCAGGGTGTGCATGTGTGTTTGAGTTTTCTATgtaacaggagagaaaaaaaaaaggaatttctCCCATTGTCCAAGTGAATAATTGATTACTGTCTCCCTTAAGGCTGTAATCTGGAACTGTAATGCACTAATGTATCTGAATATTTGAGTTTTAATGTGTCCTTTTCTAATAACCTCATGCTCCAGTATGTTCACGCTCTATGAAATAGATTAATGAAAAAGGGAAATTATAATTGAAGTATTTGGAATCTGAAAAGAGTTCCATTATTTGTGACCATGCACTCACATTATCCTTGATTTGCTAAATTACCAGGCATCTTGTGATGTCTATGCAAGGGGCATGCCTGGATGGACTTGGTGGTGAGAAGCAGGTAGAAGCAAGCTTGCAGGAAACTACACTGATACAGCAGATGTTTGGTGGCCGTCTTAAATCGAAGGTAACTTAATAAATTGCTGACTTCTCAGGTGTAATTTTGAAGATAGCTGCTAGTTTGTTCAGTGTCGTACTGTTTGTTATCCTGTGTAGTTGCTGTGAATATGTTTTCCCCACTTGTAAAAAGATGCAGTTTTTCCCCACTTGTAAAAAGATGCAGTTTTGTCACTTAAGATTTCTCCTCTTCATGTCAATTATCTTACTAGTTGGCTGTTCATTGTGATTTACTATGCTAACTGATTTAGTTAATGAAACTAGGTTAAGTGCCTCAGATGCTACCATGAATCTGAAAGATACGAGAATATAATGGATCTTACTTTGGAGATTCATGGTTGGGTCGAGTCCTTGCAAGATGCTTTGACACAATTCACTGCTCCTGAAGATTTGGATGGAGAAAATATGTATAAATGTGGAAGGTACTGTTGCAACTAATATATTTATCCATCATTTCCATTGGATCACACCATCACAACATATTGAACTTATCTTTTAATTCTTTTAATGCAGGTGTTCTGCCTATGTCAAAGCTAGGAAACAATTAAGCGTGCATGAGGTGCCAAATATATTAACTGTAGTTCTTAAAAGATTCCAGGTACTATTTGATTTCACGCCATATTGATAAATTCCCAGTAATTGCTTATACCAGGTCTACTGTTTAGCTAGACATTGGAAGCATTTTCTTGCACATTTATGCAGTACTGTAGTTTGCATGCGATATTTGCCTAACTATTTGATAACATCCAGTTAAAAACGACTAATTTCTATTATATGATGTAAGCACATTTCGGGAAAAATTGAAGCATACAATTCGTTAGCTGGATCACTTGATATATGAATTACATTGGCCTATTTAGCTACTCTGAAGAGACGCTGTTGCATAATTTTCCCCTCAATATGATGAAATTAAGTGAATATTTTATTGCTCCAGACAGGGAAATATGGGAAGATCAACAAATGTGTTACTTTTCCTGATATGTTGGACATGGTTCCGTTTGTGACTGGAGCTGGTGATAATCCTCCTCTTTACTTCTTGTATGCCGTGGTTGTACACGTGGATACAGAAAATGCATCATTCTCTGGACATTACATATCATATGTCAAAGATATGCAGGGCACATGGTTGAGAATTGATGATTCAGAGGTATGTGATACAAAAATGTGAAGAAATGTGGTTCTGATGATTCCTTATTTAAATTAAGAACCTGTTTAGGTGTTGCTTTAAGAAATTACTTATGAGTTTGGACCCTATAGAActgcatatgtctagatttattatggTATCGTGAGATTATCTTCCAGTGGGCCATAATATACTCTGTACTCTGTTTCTCCTAATGCAGTTATGGTGTTAACTTAaactatatattcaattatGTTTGCCCTTGTCCTTTTAATTTTCAAGTTCAGTTTTTATCCATCCATATATCTATATAAAAATCACTCCCTCCAGTCACAAAAGGACACTGTTTTTGACTTTTCAAATTAAACAATGCATAACTTTGACTACTTAATTATGCTGCATAAATCTTGAAAAGTTATTCAAGTGTAATATTATGAAAAGTACGACGAACTTGAGTACATTTTTCATATGCTCAAAACCTACATTTTAAACAATACTTACGGTCAAATTTAACTTGCTTTGACCGTACCTATCCTAAAAAAGACATTCTTTTGACTGGAGAGAGTATTTGTACAAAGAACAAATGTTATATCATATgctgtgttttttttagaacCATTTGAAAGTATATGCTCACAAATTATGCTTTATGTGTCCAAACTATCTTACTGTATGGGATAAGGACAGGCAACTTTCAATTTCTAGGTGTTCAATGACTATAATAAAATTTCAATACCAGTACATTACTATTAAAAGATGTGACAGATGTACTAGTCTATTTGATATAACTAGATTGGTAAAAATGCACTATTAGGATCTTGGACTATGGTATATGATCGCACAGTACGATCCTATGGGAGCATCTTTGATTCAACTGGAAATTCTGATCCTCACAAAGAGTGCTTTGTGTCGAGAATTTCATGTCTTTTTAGCATGTGATATCACGTTTCTTAGGAGGCTGCTATATGTGCATTTGAAAATCTGAAAATCAAATGAGCTGATATGATAATTTGGATGAATGTAGGTCCAGGCTGTTTCACTGAATCAAGTTATGTCAGAAGGTGCATATATGCTGTTCTACATGAGGTATATACGAACTGTGATGTCTGTGGTATCTATATTATCAGATAAAATTGTTCTGTGCCTGTAGCAAACTCATATTTATGTAACCTTCAGATCTTTTCCTCGCCCACCGAAGATTTACATTGAGAAGGGCCTATCATCAGTTCCTACATGTTCAAAGCGCCATTCATCAAAATCCTCCAAGGGATCTAAGCAAGACCTGAATCATACTGAGTCACTCTTTGCTTCCAGTGATCAAACCTATGGAATATACGATTTCAGACCAGACAACGGCTATATACAAGATCAGCATGCTGCTTTGAGAACCAGAAATTTCTATCATACCGATGATGCTTTTGCAGATTCGATTAGCACAGACTTCTCAGATGCTACATCAAGCGAATGGTCACTGTTTACCAGCTCTGATGAATCCTCATTTACGACTGAAAGCACTAGAGATTCATTCAGTGTTGTGGACTATGGTGACAATGCTGGCCTTGATCCAATTTCCTCTATATTTGGGCCTTATTATGCTCAAGACCATCCTCCTGGCAGTTTTGCCTCGTGTACAAGGTTGTCACCTTCCAATCCACAAACAAGGTACTTCCAAGAGAACACAGGCTTTGTCTCAGATTCTTCCATGCCGGCTCACCTGCACGGCAATGTACATAGAGGAAGATATCCAGACAGGGCCTGTTCTTCTTCAGCTGAACCTCCTGCTTCAGCAAATCCGCGAAGCGTATATGGTAGGTATGGCCTTAGTAGAGAAGGTTTTGTTCAAACATCTGGATTTTGTCAAATGTAATTGTCTACATTTCATAGTTTTAGCTGGAGTTTGGCAGCTGTGGTTACCACTGCCATTAAATACCGCCTCATGTTCTTTTATTTCAGATGAGGCATATTTAATTTTAGCTGCATATCCTAGGTTAGTTGGGTGAGTGACTCAATGTAGCAGGCCAGCAGGGTAATTAGATTTGTCTAGGTGCCTAGCACTTCAGGAGATAGATGTTAGAACACAGTGACAGGCTTTGTGCCATCCATTGTTCAACCAAAAGCCAGTCATATCATTTATCTAGTTGCACAAAATTGTACCAAAGAGCTCAGTTCTGTTTGCTTTCAGATTTCTAACCCACGGAACTCCGAAAGGAGGGATTCCAGCACTAGAACTTCAGGGGAATATCTGCAATTCTCCTAAAATTTCAGCAAAAGCAGAATGATTATTTCCACACAAGCACAAGCATCTTGTTCTTCTGACtttgtttgctgctgctgctgcgtgtaGTTACTGCGAACCAATCGATAAGTTTTGCATCAGGCATTTGCATCCTCGCGAGCAAATACACCTAAGTTAATTAAATTAAGAGTAATGGTGGAGACGATTCTCTGGCTTCACTTTGTCTCATTTTCTCTAGAATCTCTAGAAAAAGgatagaaaaagaaatgaaaacgAAAATACTAATAATTagaacctaattaattaatcttgaGCACAAACCGTACATGGGCCAAAGAATAAACACCACAAGCCCAAACCAGCGAAGCCTGCGCCAAAAGGCCAACCAAAGCTACACACTATTCCCTGTGAAAGCCCAACTAAAGCCTGCGCCAAAAGCCCAACCAAAGCTGCACCCTCTTTTGTTTTACCATTTGCCTGTAATAATGCTATTTGAGGATTGAATTAGTCCTGGTCTCACTGAATTAGCTGTTAGATCACTACAAAAAATGGAAAGGAAAAATCTGGCTATCCGTTTCTGGTGGACAGGATGGGCAGAAGATATCTTTGACATACTAATATCTTTGAGCCAGTTAATTAAGGCATGCATTTTCTTTAGGGCATGTACTTTGCTCTTGAATAGTCAATACAAGAATTGGTGAATCAATAATTAAGCTCTTCTTGGAAGGTCCAATCTTAGTCTTTAATAGTACTTTAGTAGGAATTCAATATGCTTGACCAAAAGTGTATGTCCTGCCCCAACGAGCACCTCATGGGACCAAATATGTTGAATAGTTTGTTTGCttaactgagaaaaaaaaactctgttcTTCCTGAGCAGTGCAGATGgaacaaaaaggaaaatgcCCCAAACTACACAGGATCTTTCTACATATACATGAGGGCACTGCAACTTTATTAGAAAGAATTTACTCGGTAATTTTGTGGTTATGTATTACTTAACCAGTCATGCATTTCTGTTAGTGGTCATGGAATTTGTGTCTGCTATTTTCTCTACAAGTACTTCCTGTGCCCAACTGTGCCTGAAACTATGAAATACCCCCACAGGATCTTTCTGTGACATCAGTGATGATATCATGCTGATTTTGATACCTGAATTTTCAGCCTCAGCTTTACGCATTATAAAAACACAAGTGCCAACTGCCAAGTGCATTGGTGATGTGGCAACAGGGCATGGCATTGCATTTTCTTCCCTCtattttcctcttctctttctctgtcTAGCCTATTCTGTTTCTTCTGTCACACATTCAGTTTATTCTGCAAGACTGGATATGAAAATGATCTGAAGAAGATTCATCAACACATGACTGCCCCTGATTTCAATTTTCAAATGTCAAACATTCAACCTAGGAGAATAACTGGTCAGCATATATTACTCTGGTCTGTTCAAACTATGCTGCTTTCAGATGATTCATGCAGGATATGAAACCTCTGAGAAGCTTATTCCCAGCTTGCATGACTAGGAAACAAGTTAATTTCATAAATAAGTTACATCttacatcttttttttcatttaacaAGAAGCCTGATTTCATTCACTCTCTTTGATTGGAACAGGCTCATTGGTATACTACAAGAATTGCCTATAAAACAGATCAATGATTGATAAAACACTGTCTATGATTATGGGCCATGATTTATGGCTCAAAGCACTGACTGTTTAGCATATTACTTTCAGATCATAGCTACTTATTTCGCCCACTATCATGATCAAAACAAAGGACAAAAAGGTCGGTCTGTCTGACTACATGAAACCATGTACATGTGATGTTGCCCCTTGATTGTTTCATCCAGGACACAAACTGGAATTGTGTTTTCCAACTTATAGAAGGTGAAGagagatttatttatttttttaaaaaatggttgCTAATACAAGATGCTCTGAAAGTACTGTTAGGAAGGCGGTCATTGTCTTCATATCCAGGATTGGTTATAAATTAATGTGTCTGCCTCTAGGCTGCCTTCGTTGTTGCATTGACTGTATTATTGGTTACTGTTAAGCAATAGCCTATAGCAGTCTATCCTTTTTAATGATGCCCCTGAGTGCCCAGCTTCATGCTATCAACACGAATACAACATGAAACCATGGTGTACAGAGCTGAATATTCTTTATGGTTAGAACAATTTCTTAGCATAAACTTTCCTTGAGTCGTCACACCTTCCACACCAAcctaattttagaaatttcacGGGTATAAGACCCTATTtaattcagcttaggattattataatataaattattaggaggatgctgaaacaaacaagtaaatTACTACgataaattattataatttataagctagattagtataatataataatcttcTCTAAAGGagctttttttagattattgggtagCTAAAGACTCACTACCCCTAGATATCTCAAATAGtatggaaaaataaataactcaCAGTTTATTCTATGTtaacttattataatccagcttacattaatctgatttaataatctatattacaataatcttaattTGAAATAAACATGACGTAAAGCTGTGGCACAATCTGTACACAcgttgtctcaaaatataactacaTTTATAGTTATACGTTAAGAGTAGTTAATAGCCCTTCAACGcccaaaatttgtattttattgTGCCATCCAAGATTCCAACCCGAAATATCTTATACCTTTAATACCAAATAACAATACGGAAGATCCGGCTATGTGCATCTAGAGTTTActtctattttatatttattttaaaaaaacaatatcgAGACTTGTTACATTAATACAGTTTAAAGAGATGCAACGCAAGGATATATACAATACAAGCATCAAAACAACATGAAAAACCACTGCCATGCTAAACAATAGCAGCAACTCCATGTACTGGTTGATACTCCCACcataaaaaaaacgaatctagtactgaatgtgacataatctagtataataaatacggatagatatatgtctagattcatagtactagaatatatcacatccattactagattggttttttatgggattgAGGGGGTATACCACAAGGACCACAGCGGATTAGGCAGCCACTCATGCTTGGCTTGAGCTTGAAGGGACCACCCTACAGTGGCATGGAGGACCAGTGGCCTTGCTTTTAGCCAGTACTGTGCCCATCCCTGAATGCCATCAACTTGCAGTTGGGATTGCTGATCAAGTACTACCACCCTGCCCCTCAAATGATCCTTCAGAGGGCACATAAAAATTGCCTTGGGATGGCCAGGACCATCCATTGCTCCAGCAGCACAGATAGAAAGGTctctctagtttttttttttttttttggaggtgggggggggggggggggggggggcagtgtCAAAGAGGTAGGATGGAAATGGAGTGATTCCAGAATATATGCCGTTTTAAAAGATTGGTGGCTGGAACAAATGCAGATTGCTTTCTGATTGTTACCTTCTTTTATCATCTTTCGTAGATAAGCATAAAGGTGGATagatgtatatgtgtgtgtcctCTATTTTCTTTAACTCAGAATGATGTGAACATTTCATTGTATAAACAAAAAGGATGGGAACAATGGGAACAATGATACCATTCTTAGGCGCgtccggtggtggaggaggtgaccacggtgcgaggaggagctgccggtgggtgtgaCGCGGTCTACGGCGCATGAAGGCTGGCCGACGGGGGGCGCCGGTGcaatggtcccacatgtcggcagagttTGGGCGGTGGTGGAGCTTCGGTGCATCAGCCGTTGACTtgcaggtggtgagcggcgggtgaaaacctagcccgaCCTTGGTCGGACCTACAACGATGGCGCTCGAGTGTCATTTCCCCTCCTGAGgacgttgtcgtgctgtctctctcctcaagggtggttgccgggcgaaagcccagtaTTGGCTCTTTTGAGACCTTGACGGACAGCGGCGGtggttttccgtcgcttctctcctTGGAGACGTCATTTAGGCATGCCCTTGCCGAAACCACTCGAGCAATTGGTGCAAGCACACTCTAGATTTCATCCTCTTGTGGCGGCATCCTAGTTTCTACAAGTTGGTCA
This region includes:
- the LOC127762815 gene encoding ubiquitin C-terminal hydrolase 15; this translates as MLQPRESDVPVLFVVFIVLPVIAYFLLGRWHDAVSKKARVSVLAQRAAEETFKVETMATPDVILPGPSLRPMPYMRSAPSARPEYHECATCHGPAKTRCSRCKSVRYCSGKCQIIHWRQGHKQTCQQWNGFGTSSSGGLPPTENTEQMPFLSNLNSPLRGSDVHLHDMDFDTMSEPSFVTTDSYNLDTSPFLSDRSNMNKPNQFLHTSENGAAIGSYEKNDYSIDGEVPSSEILSGNKGLNNSSGSGENCGNRDVIYPLNSVVHQPNNYAPEIRKRPKASITVYESDKGVYLTSDMISSGEGPYASAAESLQRSNSSGNVTGKGNMIHKKPPYPSGKVSSSQKSQEKVLTSHQYDGHEKNPHNKNEQRSTKTAVSTNSSLQGCNGISKAGASKVEALKKPSKFLKTSLVGLINDNKRSKVLFPYEDLVKFFQYEVRGISPRGLFNCGNSCYANAVLQCLMCTKPLMIYLLLRLHSKDCCSKNWCLMCELEQYASTLRESGGPVSPSRILSNLRNIGCRLGGGSQEDAHEFLRHLVMSMQGACLDGLGGEKQVEASLQETTLIQQMFGGRLKSKVKCLRCYHESERYENIMDLTLEIHGWVESLQDALTQFTAPEDLDGENMYKCGRCSAYVKARKQLSVHEVPNILTVVLKRFQTGKYGKINKCVTFPDMLDMVPFVTGAGDNPPLYFLYAVVVHVDTENASFSGHYISYVKDMQGTWLRIDDSEVQAVSLNQVMSEGAYMLFYMRSFPRPPKIYIEKGLSSVPTCSKRHSSKSSKGSKQDLNHTESLFASSDQTYGIYDFRPDNGYIQDQHAALRTRNFYHTDDAFADSISTDFSDATSSEWSLFTSSDESSFTTESTRDSFSVVDYGDNAGLDPISSIFGPYYAQDHPPGSFASCTRLSPSNPQTRYFQENTGFVSDSSMPAHLHGNVHRGRYPDRACSSSAEPPASANPRSVYGRYGLSREGFVQTSGFCQM